The genomic DNA CAGGACTGAAGgttagctcaggactgagggtagctcaggactgaggggcagctccggactgaatGGCAGCTCCAGACTGAATGGCAGCCCCGGACTGAAGGGCAGCCCCGgactgactgacggctctggcggctcctggctggctgacggctctggcggatcctggctggctaaccgctctggcggctcctggctgactggcggctctggtgaCGCttggctgccctatagcgcaccagGCTATGGGCACGTACtggcgcttaaccgcataacacggtgcctatcagtaatgcgctgcttataataagcacgaggagtgagttCAGGTCTGCTACTTggcttagccacactccccgtgtgccctcccaaaacattttttgggggctgCCTCTTGTACCTgtcgcgctgccgtgctgcctcctcatatcgcctccgctcagctttcgctgcctccagctctgctttggggcggcgatattccccagcctgtgcccagggtccttctccatttaaaatctcctcccatgtccacgAGTCCTGAAATTtctgccgctgctgctgccctTTACCATGCcacttggtccttttgtggtgggtgattctgtcacggcagatttcctcctcttcgtctgaagaggagtaaggatcggaccaagatgcggcgtggtaagtgttcgtcattttaatggaaaaacaaaacactacaaaacaacaaagtgacaaccGTGATGCTAATGAAACACTgtgctaacatgcaacataacatagacaatcacccacaacccacaatgacaaaacaggctacctaaatatggttcccaatcacctgcctctgattgagaaccatatcaggccaaacatagaaacagacaaactagacatacaacatagaatgcccactcagatcacaccctgacccaacaaaacatataaacatacaaagcacactatggtcagggcgtgacaaggcgTCAACGTAGAAAGCTTGCTCGGATGACTGCGTATTAAAATCCGTACCATGTATGCATTGATGGTCTGACAGAAAAAAAAGACAAGGAAGGTAAATCTGTTTCATGGAAAACCAACAATTGAGGTTTTCCTTATAAATACACAGATTAATCACATACCGGTACAGTGTTTACATACACTGTATGTGCAACACCTTCCAGCTCAATATTTGGACCAGTTCTGTGGAGATCCTGATAAAAGATTTTAAATGGGCTGATTCTAGACAACAGCACATACatttgaagtcgtaagtttacatacacttaggttggagtcattaaaactcgtttttcaaccactccagaaTTTCTTGTTAACCatctacagttttggcaagtcagttaggacatctactttgtacatgacgcaagtcatttttccaacaattgtttacagacagattatttcacttataattcactgtatcacaattccagtgggccagaagtttacatacactaagttgactgtgcctttaaacatcttggaaaattccagaaaatggctttagaagcatctgataggctaattgacatcatttgagtcaattagagttgtacctgtggatgtatttcaaggcctaccttcaaactcagtgcgtttttacttgacatcatgagaaGATCAAACAtttgccaagacctcagaagaaaaattgtagacctccacaagtctggttcatcgaTGGGATCAATTTCCAATTCTATGGGATCATTTTGGAGGTGGAAGCTGTTGATGTGGTGGCTGTGGAGGCTGCAGCAGCTGGTGTGGGGCTTTTGGAGGTGGAGGCTGTTGGTGTGGTGGCTGTGGAGGCTGCAGCAGCTGGTGTGGGGCTTTTGGAGGTGGAGGCTGTTGGTGTGGTGGCTGTGGAGGCTGCAGCAACTGGTGTGGGGCTTTTGGAGGTGGAGGCTGTTGGTGTGGTTGCTGTGGAGGCTTCACCTGCTGGTGTGGGGTTTTGGAGGTGGAGGCTGTTGGTGTGGTGGCTGTGGAGGCTTCAGCAGCTGGTGTGGGGCTTTTGGAGGTGGAGGCTGGTGTGGTGGCTGTGGAGGCTTCACATGCTGGTGTGGTAGTTGTGGAGGCCGCTGGTGTGGTGGCTGTGGAGGCTGCACctgctggtgtggtggttgtggaggccgCTGGTGTGGTGGCTGTGGTGTACCTGATGGTGTGGTAGTTGTGGAGGCCGCTGGTGTGGTGGCAGGCCTGCTGGTGTGGTGGCTGTGGAGGTCGCACctgctggtgtggtggttgtggaggctgGACCTGCTGGTGTGGTGGCTGTGGAGGCTTCACCAGCTGGTGTGGGGCTTTTGGAGGTGGAGGCTGTTGGTGGTGGCTGTGGAGGCTGCAGCTGCTGGTGTGGGGCTTTTGGAGGTGGAGGCTGTTGGTGTGGTGGCTGTGGAGGCTGCACCTGctggtgtggttgttgtggaggtcgcacctgctggtgtggtggttgtggaggctgAATGCTGGTTGGTGTGGTGGGTTGCCCTGGTGTGGTAGGCTGTGGAGGCTTGCTGGTGTGGGGTTTTGGTAGGTGGAGGCTGTTGGTGTGGTGGCTGTGGAGGCTTCACCTGCTGGTGTGGTAGTTGTGGAGGCCGCTGGTGTGGTGGCTGTGGAGGCTGCACCTGCTGGTGTGGTAGTTGTGGAGGCTTCACCTGCTGGTGTGGTGGCTGTGGAGGCTTCACctgctggtgtggtggttgtggaggccgCTGGTGTGGTGGCTGTGGAGGCTGCACCTGCTGGTGTGGTAGTTGTGGAGGCCGCTGGTGTGGTGGCTGTGGAGGCTTCACCTGCTGGTGTGGTAGTTGTGGAGGCCGCTGGTGTGGTGGCTGTGGAGGCTTCACCTGCTGGTGTGGTGGCTGTGGAGGCTTCACCTGCTGGTGTGGTGGCTGTGGAGGTGAATGTTTTTGGTGTGCTTGCTGTGTAGGCTGCACCTGCTGGTGTGGTGGCTGTGGAGGCTTCACCTGCTGGTGTGGTGGCTGTGGAGGCTGCACCTGCTGGTGTGGTTGCTGTGGAGGCTTCACCTGCTGGTGTGGTGGCTGTGGAGGCTTCACCTGCTGGTGTGGTGGCTGTGGAGGCTGCACCTGCTGGTGTGGTGGCTGTGGAGGTCGCACCTGCTGGTGTGGTGGTTTCGGAGGTGAATGtttttggtgtggtgtggttgctGTGTAGGCTGCACCTGCTGGTGTGGGGCTTTTGGAGGTGGAGGCTGTTGGTGTGGGTGGCTGTGGAGGCTGCACATGCTGGTGTGGTAGTTGTGGAGGTGAATTTTTGGTGTGGTGGCTGTGGAGGCTTCACCTGCTGGTGTGGGGCTGTTTGGAGGCGGAGGCTGTTGGTGTGGTGGCTGTGGAGGCTTCACCTGCTGGTGTGGTAGTTGTGGAGCACCTGCTGGTGTGGTGGCTGTGGAGGCTGCACCTGCTGGTGTGGTAGTTGTGGAGGCCACTTTTGGTGTGGTGGCTGTGGAGGCTTCACCTGCTGGTGTGGTTGCTGTGGAGGCTTCACCTGCTGGTGTGGTGGCTGTGGAGGCTTCACCTGCTGGTGTGGTGGCTGTGGAGGCTTCACCTGCTGGTGTGGTGCTGTGGAGGCTGCACCTGctggtgtggttgttgtggagGCTTCACCTGCTGGTGTGGTTGCTGTGGAGGCTTCACCTGCTGGTGTGGTTGCTGTGGAGGCTTCACCTGCTGGTGTGGTTGCTGTGGAGGCTTCACCTGCTGGTGTGGTTGCTGTGTAGGCTTCACCTGCTGGTGTGGTGGCTGTGGAGGCTTCACCTGCTGGTGTGGTTGCTGTGGAGGCTTCACCTGCTGGTGTGGTTGCTGTGGAGGCTTCACCTGCTGGTGTGGTGGCTGTGGAGGCTTCACCTGCTGGTGTGGTGGCTGTGGAGGCTTCACCTGCTGGTGTGGTTGCTGTGGAGGCTTCACCTGCTGGTGTGGTGGTTCTGGGGGCTGTTGATTGTATTTTATGAGGGATCCGAGGAGACTCCTCTCCATGAGGCCTCAGGTGATCCATGCTTATTTTAGGGAAGATAACCACCTTGTCAATTTCCAAGTCCACACTTTTCCCTTCGAGACCTCAAATCCTTTATGGGTGAAGAAAGTTGGGATCCAGTTTTCCCCCTCTCCTATGCTGGCTTTGGAAATTTACACTCCACACTCTGTCACCACATTAAGTTTTGGCACTGTGCCTTTTGTTCTTTTAGTGGATTTCCTCTGGACCACAGCAGTGTTGTCCATGGCAGTCTGGAGAACCTCGTTGAGCTTCAGCCTAACTTCTGCTTCAGCCTAACTTCTGCTTCAGCCTAACTTCTGCTTCAGCCTAACTTCTGCTTCAGCCTAAGTCTTTCCCTGCTAAGACCTTCTCGACACTGCTGTCAATCTATAGCATACATTTCTGATATTAATTTAAACTTACAAAGATACAGTCTGCATTTCTCAAATCAACTAGAATGTAAAATGACCAACACTGTAATGTTCTGGAACCTCTGACGGGTAGCGAGCCTCTCTACCAAACATCAGGAAGAAGAGGGAGTATTTTGTTGTCATTTGATTCTTGGTTCAAGATGCTTGTCCCACTCTTTTGGTTTTTGACTCAATAATGTAGAGATGGATCTGAAAATATGATTGAATAAAAAATGATATGGCACAAGTTATTCTTAGAATGTGAACGTTTTTAGAACATGTTTAGAACATTACAATTGAACTAAAAACTACTGCCTGTTAAATGTTATAACATCAGTCTACAGATGTTGCTTATACCTCTGCATTGTCCCGTTCAATGCAGAGACTTTTTCGGATCGTCAGAGCTTTGCATTAATGTTGATCTTTTATTATAAAAGGGAAAAAGACTTTTAGAAAGCTGAAGACATTTAACCAAATATTAGTTGAGTAACACAGTTACTATTTACGTCATTGACAAACTCGTTCCCTTGGTCTGTGATATACATTTGGGTGTCTCAAACTGATGCCTCAAAATGTGATTATGCAGTCTGTGACCTCCTTAGCAGACTATGTGGAGGGGGTATACCTGTGGCCATTTAGTGAGGTAGTCAATCATAACACAGATATACTGGTGtccgctgtctgtctgtgtcagtttGCTGATAAGGTCCATCCCAAGTAGTTAATATGGCTGCGTGACCTTGAGGAAACATTGAAGACACTTTACATTAAGTGTGTATTAGCTATGCTTTAAACACCTGTAGTAACAACATTGTAGATGGAATTGCTATGTAGTTAACCTATCTGTTAGGTTAGGGTCACCTACATCACACacgctgagacacacacacatttaaacacaCAGAAAAACAACTGGCTTAAGTGGCTCTGTCCAGGCAACCAGGGCAATAAATCAGAAGAGTGACAGGGGGAGAGGTCTCCACACGGTCACCCcctaatctgtttcacctgtcctcgttattgtctccaccccctccaggtgtcgcttgttttccccagtgtatttatccctgtgtttcctgtctctctgtgccagtttgtcttgtatgtccaAGCCTACCAGTGTTTTTCCCGTTTTCCTGCTTTGCCTCCTTATTCTAGTCCTCCcgggttttgacccttgcctgttctggattctgtacccgcctgcctgaccattctacctgccctgacctcaagtctccctgccactctatacctcctggactctgacctggttatgACCTTTTGCccgtccatgaccattctcttgtctattccctttggattaataaacattttaAGACTCCCAcaatctgcctcctgtgtctgcatctgagtTTCGCCTTGTGTCCTTATAGTACAAACTGGCCATGCCAGACCCAGCAGACCTGGACCAGCTCCACCACGctgtctccctgcagggagccACCATTAAGAAACATGAGGAGTTGGTACAGGGCCTTTTGGAAGGGCTCAGATCCTTGACAGAACGCTACGACCATGGCTATTATGGAGCAAATCAGGGAGTTAGCTCAGAGACTGTCTGCCACCTCTGGAAAAAACCCAATCACCCAGTATTTTTTCCCTATCTGTGGTGAGTTTGTACAGCTTATCCCGACTCCCCGTGAACCCCGCTTACCTCCTCCAGAGCGATATTCTGGTACCTGCCGGGGTTTTCTTTCTCAGTTCTCTCTTATTTTTGATTACAGCCATCTTCGTTTTCTTCAGAGCGATCGAAAAGTTAGAGTATATAATTATGCTAATGTGGGGATCTGCCACAATCTGCCATTTGTGTTCATCTGGAGGAATTCATGGCAGAGGGGAGAAGTTTGAGTCTCCGGTATCAGGGAGAAAGGCAGCCAGCAAACTGCTTGACTTACGTCCAAACTCcagtagtgtggcagactacacGGTGGACTTTCGCACCTTGGCCGCCGAGCGTGCTTGGAATCCGGAGACTCTTTTCCATACTTCTCTGCACTTATTATCTGAGGAGGTTAAAGATGAGCTAGTTGCTCGGGAACTGCCGGTGGACCTCAACTCCCTTATCACTTTAACCATTAAAATTGATGGATGCCTAAGGGAACGTAGGAGTGAGAGGAGGTCTGGTCTGGTGCTCTCCGAGTGCTCTAGGGCTGATGAAAACCTTATGGATGCCCCGATAGCTTCGGAGCTTGGTATTCccactcagcctctctctgtgccCATGAATGCTAGGGCACTAGATGGCCGCTCTATAGGTGAGGTCACCCATAGTCCTGTTACTGGTTTCTGGTTAACCACAGTGAGACAATTCAGTTCCTCCTCATTACATCTCCCCATGTTGTTGTTTTGGGATTTTCCTGGCTGATTGACTGGACCACAAGCTCCATCCTGGGTTGACTGGACCACAAGCTCCATCCTGGGTCGACTGGACCACAAGCTCCATCCTGGGTCGACTGGACCACAAGCTCCATCCTGGGTTGACTGGACCACAAGCTCCATCCTGGGTTGACTGGACCACAAGCTCCATCCTGGGTCGACTGACTGGACCACAAGCTCCATCCTGGACTGGACCACAAGCTCCATCCTGGGTCGACTGGACCACAAGCTCCATCCTGGGTTGACTGGACCACAAGCTCCATCCTGGGTTGACTGGACCACAAGCTCCATCCTGGGTTGACTGGACCACAAGCTCCATCCTGGGTTGACTGGACCACAAGCTCCATCCTGGGTCGACTGGACCACAAGCTCCATCCTGGGTTGGAGCCCATTCTGCCATTCCCACTGCCTTCAAGCAGTGCAGCCTTCCTCAAGTCATCTTCCTCAGGATGTTAGCAAGACTGTGGATGTCTCTGCTTTCCCCACAGAATACCATGACCTCCTGGGAGTGTTCAGTAAGGCACGTGCTACTTCCCTTCCCCTGCACCGTCCTTATGATTGTGCCATCAATCTTCTCCCAGGCACTACACCACCTTGGGGTTGATTTTGTATTCTCTGTCTGGACCAGAGACCAAAGCTATGGAGGAGTACATAGAGGAGTCTCTGGCCACTGGGGCCGTCCGTCAGTCTGCATCTCCTGTCggcgcagggtttttctttgtgaagAAGGTCAAGAccctgcgtccgtgcattgactACCGGGGACTTAATGACATTACTGTCAAGAATCGTTACTccctaactctcctctcctctgcattTGAACCTCTCCAGGGGGCCACCATATTTTCGAAGTTGAAACTTCGAAATGCCTACCACCTTGTTTGGATACacgagggggatgagtggaagacagccttcAACAAAGCCAGTGGACATTATGAGTACCAGGTCATGCCATTTGGACCCACCAATGCCCCCGCTGTTTTCCAGGCTTTGGTCAATGATGTGCTTCCGGACATGCTAAACCggtttgtgtttgtgtacctTGATGACATCCTGTCTTTTCCCCCATCTTCACAAGAACATGTTCTTCATGTCAGGCAGGTCCTTCAGTGCATCCTTAGAGAACCAACTGTCCATGAAAGCCGAGAAGTGTGTGTTCCACCTCTCTTCTATCACCTTTCTGGGATATGTCATTGCAGAGGGCAATGTTCAGATGGATCCTGGAAAGGTGAAagcagtggtggattggcctcaaccAACATCCAGGATGCAGTTGCAACGGTTTCTTAGTTTTGCAAACTTCTACAGCCGTTTAATTCGGGATTACAGCACCCTGGCGGCCCCCGTCtcagcactcacctctcccaaggtaccGTTCAAATGGTCTCCAGCTGTCGACAAAGCCTTTGGAGACCTGATGCATCGGTTCACAACAGCACCCATCCTCATCCATCCAGACCCCTTGTGTCAATTGGTGGTGGAAGTGGATGCTTCAGATGTTGGAGTGggggccatcctgtcccagcgatCTTCCCAGGACCAGAAGCTTCATCCCTGAGCCTTCTTGTCCCATCATCTCAACCTTGCTGAAAGGAACTACTATGTTGGAAACCGAGAACTTCTGGCGGTGaagtggaggcactggctggaaggagcagatgagtggaggcactggctggaaggagcagaacTACAGCAGACCGACCATAAAACCTGGAATGTCTCCGTACAGCCAATCGCCTCAACTCCAGGCTGGCCTGGTGGGCCCTCCTGTTAACCAGATTTAACTTCACCATTTGTGAAGTATTTGATGAACTCCCCACTTCTAATTTCCTTAAGTCAAATAATTTCTGTGGCACACACTACTGGTCAACATGAGGTACCAAAATGATTCAGAATAGCCAAACCGAAAACTGCAGACATTACTAGTGCCTACCTGCAATCAAACTGTCATAAAaaatctggccaacatccagtgagattgcagagcgccaaattcaaatacagaaatactcattacaaaaatttgaaaacaaaacatattttacattgggttaaagattaacttcttgtgaatccaaccaaggtgtcagatttcaaaaatgctttatggcgaaagcataccGTATGAtgatttgagaacatagcccagcagacaaatcattacaaacagtaaccagccaagtagaagagttacacaagtcagaaatagagataaaggGAAGTCAAGCGCCCGGAGGATCAAACCTGGTATAATGGAGTAGtttaataacttaaaacacaaacTCCAAAACCAAAGTCCATAATAAAATAAATGTGGGTACAagaacccgtcgcacaccaatcCATAAAACATGAGcataacaataaacaatctctgacatggacatgaggggaaacagagggttaaatacacaacatataaTGAATgagattggaaccaggtgtgtaagaagacaagacaaaaccaatggaaaatgaaacatagatcaatgatggctagaagaccggtgatgtcgatcgccgagcaccgcccaaacaaggagaggtatcgacttcggcagaagtcgtgacatatATCACAAACTGTTTCTGCATATGGGTTATTGATTTGGACACTTTAAAATTGTGTTTTGACATTGGGCTATTTATCAGTATATCTTGACAACAGGAAGTAGCGACACCATCATTGTCAAGTTTCAAGTTTGATTTTCAAGTTTTAGGAATGGAAATGAAGTTAACAGTAATTAACAATGCTATTGTACTTAATCAGGTCAAATCTGCTGAATGAGTCCAAAAACGTgctgtgattgattgatttagatgATTTAACAGAAATCACCGAAACGGATTTGTCCTGCCTATTGTTAGTGATCATAGTTTGTCAGTGCCAAAGTAGCTTGTCATTTCGATCATGTGTacggtaaaaaaaaaagttatgttaaatgatgtagaattgcatgaaataccTTTATAAAAGGTCACATTTTTCCCAAACCCTTACTACAAAAACATTTCCCCATGTGTAGCAACTTCTACTCTACTCTATGCCACTATGAAATGTGATGATATGCATATAATGCTCTATTATAAAGGTGGAAAAAATTAGCCATTGTGTTCTTTTACTTCTGAGCCCCCTAGGTCACCTCCCTATTTACAAATGAATCACTGACAACACCTGAGGtaagggaacagaggagggacagagaggtagagggagagtgggggggtAGGAGGGGCGCGGCACAAGCTTCCAGTGGACAACATCCTACCCAAAACCCAGACTGAGCAAGCATGCTACTACATTTAGACATCACTTAACTGGAGCGTGAGTTATACCACAGATTAACTGGTGGAGTTACCGGGAGATATAACGGTGTTTATTTTCAATCACACAGAAATAAACTCTCCTTGCTGCCATGGGGGACAGATGGATACAATTCCTCTCATCTCTATCGCTTCTCTTTCTCCTGGAATGGACGCAAATATCATCTTTCAACCTGGACACAGAAAACGTCCTAATAAAGAATGGAGAGCCCGGGAGTCTTTTCGGCTTCTCTCTCGCCATGCACCGGCAGTTAGATCCGGTGGATAAGATCATGTAAGTATCCTTACTTTAAAAATGAATGtcaaaaatatatttagatttgttttcttttgttttcCATTCCAGCTGTGGAACCAAATGTTTACCAGgttactgctactgcagtctACTTCACAGGCTCGCAGGTTCTTTGCAAAAGTTTCTTGTCTCAGCCTCATTCTGACTTTTAGTCAGGAAATATTTGAATGAGTTCACTCTAATTTAGTCGTCTAAATGTAGTTGAAGTTTCAGACTGGCATGTTTGTCTTACCGGTTCATTATTGGTGGGTTTTCACTGCCCTTTGCAGGTTGGTGCCT from Oncorhynchus keta strain PuntledgeMale-10-30-2019 chromosome 23, Oket_V2, whole genome shotgun sequence includes the following:
- the LOC118401838 gene encoding uncharacterized protein LOC118401838 isoform X16; translation: MERSLLGSLIKYNQQPPEPPHQQVKPPQQPHQQVKPPQPPHQQVKPPQPPHQQVKPPQQPHQQVKPPQQPHQQVKPPQPPHQQVKPTQQPHQQVKPPQQPHQQVKPPQQPHQQVKPPQPPHQQVKPPQPPHQQVKPPQPPHQQVKPPQPPHQRPPQLPHQQVKPPQPPHQRPPQLPHQQVQPPQPPHQRPPQLPHQQVKPPQQPHQQPPPPKAPHQLLQPPQPPHQQPPPPKAPHQLLQPPQPPHQQPPPPKAPHQLLQPPQPPHQQLPPPK
- the LOC118401838 gene encoding uncharacterized protein LOC118401838 isoform X15 gives rise to the protein MERSLLGSLIKYNQQPPEPPHQQVKPPQQPHQQVKPPQPPHQQVKPPQPPHQQVKPPQPPHQQVKPPQPPHQQVKPPQPPHQQVKPPQQPHQQVQPPQPPHQQVKPPQPPHQQVQPTQQAHQKHSPPQPPHQQVKPPQPPHQQVKPPQPPHQRPPQLPHQQVKPPQPPHQRPPQLPHQQVQPPQPPHQRPPQLPHQQVKPPQQPHQQPPPPKAPHQLLQPPQPPHQQPPPPKAPHQLLQPPQPPHQQPPPPKAPHQLLQPPQPPHQQLPPPK
- the LOC118401838 gene encoding uncharacterized protein LOC118401838 isoform X7, giving the protein MERSLLGSLIKYNQQPPEPPHQQVKPPQQPHQQVKPPQPPHQQVKPPQPPHQQVKPPQQPHQQVKPPQQPHQQVKPPQPPHQQVKPTQQPHQQVKPPQQPHQQVKPPQQPHQQVKPPQQPHQQVKPPQPPHQQVKPPQPPHQQVKPPQPPHQQVKPPQQPHQQVQPPQPPHQQVKPPQPPHQQVKPPQPPHQQVKPPQPPHQRPPQLPHQQVKPPQPPHQRPPQLPHQQVQPPQPPHQRPPQLPHQQVKPPQQPHQQPPPPKAPHQLLQPPQPPHQQPPPPKAPHQLLQPPQPPHQQPPPPKAPHQLLQPPQPPHQQLPPPK
- the LOC118401838 gene encoding uncharacterized protein LOC118401838 isoform X2; its protein translation is MERSLLGSLIKYNQQPPEPPHQQVKPPQQPHQQVKPPQPPHQQVKPPQPPHQQVKPPQQPHQQVKPPQQPHQQVKPPQPPHQQVKPTQQPHQQVKPPQQPHQQVKPPQQPHQQVKPPQQPHQQVKPPQPPHQQVKPPQPPHQQVKPPQPPHQQVKPPQQPHQQVQPPQPPHQQVKPPQPPHQQVQPTQQAHQKHSPPQPPHQQVKPPQPPHQQVKPPQPPHQRPPQLPHQQVKPPQPPHQRPPQLPHQQVQPPQPPHQRPPQLPHQQVKPPQQPHQQPPPPKAPHQLLQPPQPPHQQPPPPKAPHQLLQPPQPPHQQPPPPKAPHQLLQPPQPPHQQLPPPK
- the LOC118401838 gene encoding uncharacterized protein LOC118401838 isoform X3; its protein translation is MERSLLGSLIKYNQQPPEPPHQQVKPPQQPHQQVKPPQPPHQQVKPPQPPHQQVKPPQQPHQQVKPPQQPHQQVKPPQPPHQQVKPTQQPHQQVKPPQQPHQQVKPPQQPHQQVKPPQPPHQQVKPPQPPHQQVKPPQPPHQQVKPPQQPHQQVQPPQPPHQQVKPPQPPHQQVQPTQQAHQKHSPPQPPHQQVKPPQPPHQQVKPPQPPHQRPPQLPHQQVKPPQPPHQRPPQLPHQQVQPPQPPHQRPPQLPHQQVKPPQQPHQQPPPPKAPHQLLQPPQPPHQQPPPPKAPHQLLQPPQPPHQQPPPPKAPHQLLQPPQPPHQQLPPPK
- the LOC118401838 gene encoding uncharacterized protein LOC118401838 isoform X12; its protein translation is MERSLLGSLIKYNQQPPEPPHQQVKPPQQPHQQVKPPQPPHQQVKPPQQPHQQVKPPQQPHQQVKPPQQPHQQVKPPQQPHQQVKPPQPPHQQVKPPQPPHQQVKPPQPPHQQVKPPQQPHQQVQPPQPPHQQVKPPQPPHQQVQPTQQAHQKHSPPQPPHQQVKPPQPPHQQVKPPQPPHQRPPQLPHQQVKPPQPPHQRPPQLPHQQVQPPQPPHQRPPQLPHQQVKPPQQPHQQPPPPKAPHQLLQPPQPPHQQPPPPKAPHQLLQPPQPPHQQPPPPKAPHQLLQPPQPPHQQLPPPK
- the LOC118401838 gene encoding uncharacterized protein LOC118401838 isoform X14; translation: MERSLLGSLIKYNQQPPEPPHQQVKPPQQPHQQVKPPQPPHQQVKPPQPPHQQVKPPQQPHQQVKPPQQPHQQVKPPQPPHQQVKPTQQPHQQVKPPQQPHQQVKPPQQPHQQVKPPQQPHQQVKPPQPPHQQVKPPQPPHQQVKPPQPPHQQVKPPQPPHQRPPQLPHQQVKPPQPPHQRPPQLPHQQVQPPQPPHQRPPQLPHQQVKPPQQPHQQPPPPKAPHQLLQPPQPPHQQPPPPKAPHQLLQPPQPPHQQPPPPKAPHQLLQPPQPPHQQLPPPK
- the LOC118401838 gene encoding uncharacterized protein LOC118401838 isoform X10; protein product: MERSLLGSLIKYNQQPPEPPHQQVKPPQQPHQQVKPPQPPHQQVKPPQQPHQQVKPPQQPHQQVKPPQQPHQQVKPPQQPHQQVKPPQQPHQQVKPPQPPHQQVKPPQPPHQQVKPPQPPHQQVKPPQQPHQQVQPPQPPHQQVKPPQPPHQQVQPTQQAHQKHSPPQPPHQQVKPPQPPHQQVKPPQPPHQRPPQLPHQQVKPPQPPHQRPPQLPHQQVQPPQPPHQRPPQLPHQQVKPPQQPHQQPPPPKAPHQLLQPPQPPHQQPPPPKAPHQLLQPPQPPHQQPPPPKAPHQLLQPPQPPHQQLPPPK
- the LOC118401838 gene encoding uncharacterized protein LOC118401838 isoform X5, giving the protein MERSLLGSLIKYNQQPPEPPHQQVKPPQQPHQQVKPPQPPHQQVKPPQQPHQQVKPPQQPHQQVKPPQPPHQQVKPTQQPHQQVKPPQQPHQQVKPPQQPHQQVKPPQQPHQQVKPPQPPHQQVKPPQPPHQQVKPPQPPHQQVKPPQQPHQQVQPPQPPHQQVKPPQPPHQQVQPTQQAHQKHSPPQPPHQQVKPPQPPHQQVKPPQPPHQRPPQLPHQQVKPPQPPHQRPPQLPHQQVQPPQPPHQRPPQLPHQQVKPPQQPHQQPPPPKAPHQLLQPPQPPHQQPPPPKAPHQLLQPPQPPHQQPPPPKAPHQLLQPPQPPHQQLPPPK
- the LOC118401838 gene encoding ice-structuring glycoprotein-like isoform X1, with amino-acid sequence MDHLRPHGEESPRIPHKIQSTAPRTTTPAGEASTATTPAGEASTATTPAGEASTATTPAGEASTATTPAGEASTATTPAGEASTATTPAGEAYTATTPAGEASTATTPAGEASTATTPAGEASTATTPAGEASTATTPAGEASTATTPAGEASTATTPAGEASTATTPAGAASTATTPAGEASTATTPAGAAYTASTPKTFTSTATTPAGEASTATTPAGEASTATTPAASTTTTPAGEASTATTPAASTTTTPAGAASTATTPAASTTTTPAGEASTATTPTASTSKSPTPVAAASTATTPTASTSKSPTPAAAASTATTPTASTSKSPTPAAAASTATTSTASTSKMIP
- the LOC118401838 gene encoding uncharacterized protein LOC118401838 isoform X9, which encodes MERSLLGSLIKYNQQPPEPPHQQVKPPQQPHQQVKPPQPPHQQVKPPQPPHQQVKPPQQPHQQVKPPQQPHQQVKPPQQPHQQVKPPQQPHQQVKPPQPPHQQVKPPQPPHQQVKPPQPPHQQVKPPQQPHQQVQPPQPPHQQVKPPQPPHQQVQPTQQAHQKHSPPQPPHQQVKPPQPPHQQVKPPQPPHQRPPQLPHQQVKPPQPPHQRPPQLPHQQVQPPQPPHQRPPQLPHQQVKPPQQPHQQPPPPKAPHQLLQPPQPPHQQPPPPKAPHQLLQPPQPPHQQPPPPKAPHQLLQPPQPPHQQLPPPK
- the LOC118401838 gene encoding uncharacterized protein LOC118401838 isoform X6; protein product: MERSLLGSLIKYNQQPPEPPHQQVKPPQQPHQQVKPPQPPHQQVKPPQPPHQQVKPPQQPHQQVKPPQQPHQQVKPPQPPHQQVKPTQQPHQQVKPPQQPHQQVKPPQQPHQQVKPPQQPHQQVKPPQPPHQQVKPPQPPHQQVKPPQPPHQQVKPPQQPHQQVQPPQPPHQQVKPPQPPHQQVQPTQQAHQKHSPPQPPHQQVKPPQPPHQQVKPPQPPHQRPPQLPHQQVQPPQPPHQRPPQLPHQQVKPPQQPHQQPPPPKAPHQLLQPPQPPHQQPPPPKAPHQLLQPPQPPHQQPPPPKAPHQLLQPPQPPHQQLPPPK